From Parasphaerochaeta coccoides DSM 17374, a single genomic window includes:
- a CDS encoding FAD binding domain-containing protein has translation MYEGIKSPTIHSPRTIGEALSILNRTPDARLWAGGTYIMSRPDAYPGKDASAIIDLAGIPELKKITRNDRFVEIGAMVTASQLTNTGKLLLSDLMLDTLKSTASPLYRRQLTIGGTLCTPDIRLSLPTTLAVLESAAEVRYLQRSRIITRWIPIARLYGKNGALLMPPKSILSKIRISLDMPGFQRFRVIDHPMLAPRDSVLFAFQCQGTQGTLSRARFCFTYPTAGFHQSREMEALLSGQDLPLSPDKVRKFSSQLVMEIARMHPGVTPLQLERSRRLFAEVLHDIDVMAMEK, from the coding sequence ATGTACGAAGGAATTAAGTCTCCCACAATCCATAGCCCCCGTACCATTGGGGAAGCCCTCTCTATCCTGAACCGTACTCCTGATGCGCGTCTGTGGGCAGGCGGTACGTATATCATGAGCAGACCGGATGCTTATCCTGGCAAGGACGCCAGTGCCATCATCGATCTGGCGGGGATTCCTGAATTGAAGAAAATCACGAGGAACGACCGTTTTGTGGAAATTGGAGCCATGGTCACCGCATCTCAACTGACCAATACCGGCAAGCTGTTGCTTTCCGACCTGATGCTGGATACCCTCAAGTCCACGGCCTCCCCACTGTACCGGAGACAGCTTACCATTGGCGGAACCCTGTGTACTCCGGACATCCGCCTTTCCTTGCCGACGACCTTGGCAGTCCTTGAATCAGCCGCGGAAGTCCGTTACCTCCAACGTTCCCGCATCATCACCCGCTGGATTCCCATAGCCCGGCTCTATGGCAAGAACGGCGCTCTCCTGATGCCGCCAAAAAGCATCCTGTCCAAAATACGCATCAGCCTGGACATGCCTGGTTTCCAACGGTTCCGGGTCATTGATCACCCAATGCTTGCGCCGCGTGATTCCGTGCTGTTCGCTTTCCAATGCCAGGGAACCCAAGGAACCCTGTCCCGTGCGCGTTTCTGCTTCACCTATCCGACCGCCGGTTTCCACCAGAGCCGTGAGATGGAAGCCCTGCTCAGCGGACAGGATCTGCCCCTGTCACCGGACAAAGTACGGAAGTTTTCCTCACAGCTTGTCATGGAGATAGCCAGGATGCATCCTGGGGTGACTCCTCTCCAGCTTGAGAGAAGCCGCCGTCTTTTCGCGGAAGTCCTGCATGACATTGATGTCATGGCAATGGAAAAATAA
- the dnaE gene encoding DNA polymerase III subunit alpha: MSGFVHLHNHTDYSLLDGAGSIPKYIAKAKELGMNALAITDHGNMFGAHKFYKACKAADIKPIIGCEFYVAPESHTLREGVEGKPRAYHLILLAMNEKGYHNLMELNSISYVEGFYYKPRIDHELIEQHNEGVLCLSACLGGEIASLLKDNRYEDAKKAALWHASVFDGGRYYLEIQDHGLPEQKTVNQALARLSTETGIPLVATNDIHYINKSDANAHDILLCIGMGKKKNEADRMRFHSAEYYMKSAEEMEKQFLWCPQAVENTVKIADLCNLEIHFPGPRLPRFRVPKGFTDDSYLRHLSHEGLARRYAEVTPDLEKRLDYELDVIIQMGFQGYFLIVRDYIYWAKQRDIPVGPGRGSGAGSLVAYCTEITDVDPIKYNLLFERFLNPERKTMPDFDIDFCFEHRQEVIEYVTEHYGEDHVAQIATFGTLKAKAVVKDVARVLDIPFEESNRIAKMIPDDPKMTLKKALEQSPELKQVADAGGIYGELFDAAFRLEGLNRHTSTHAAGVVIGEKKLLTYVPLYRDAKTGAISTQFTMDQLEENGLVKMDLLGLKTLTLIKHTVDLVHKTNPGFSIEDINEEDEKTFDMLRRGDSACVFQFESTGMQKILRDALPNSIEDLVALNALYRPGPMDYIPQFVESKNGRMPITYAHPDLEETLKTTYGVIVYQEQVMKVAQIIGGYTLGAADILRRIMSKKKAEELAAQEVKFVEGALAKGYQEKLARYIFKMLEPFAGYGFNKSHAVAYSVIAYQTAFLKANYPAEFMAANLTNEINNPDKFSEYLREAKHMGIEVLPPSINYSERQFNAVEGKIVYGLAGIKNVGEGVADLIIRERNEHGPYESFIDFLVRVDSRAMNSKLLESLIKAGTFDSMEENRPTLIENMEAAVIYAQKQKESKESGQSSLFEGDDIDSFTMTRHPDWEMREKLEIEKALLGFYISGHPLDLYRDAWKRSVLVDFSRPERFPRNRQISLVAMITDIRTLMTKKQTMMGFLELVDFSGTLEATCFPNAWAAVSGKIEKDGIYGFQGKFEYNPKRESIGFIVDAVCDPYSLDPVALKEAHIQIEKHMCSDDMIETLKDVIVENLGRGRCRTIFHIEDSAAALTAAAHNAEEAGFEASEAPEDSEETLSLPAPQTVIAAGYEFSVDYSEKLIEDLKKIPGVTGVWFD, encoded by the coding sequence ATGTCCGGATTCGTACACCTTCACAACCATACTGATTACTCCCTGCTCGATGGCGCGGGTTCCATACCAAAATACATAGCCAAGGCAAAGGAACTGGGCATGAATGCCCTGGCAATCACCGACCACGGCAATATGTTCGGAGCCCACAAGTTCTACAAGGCATGCAAGGCAGCGGACATCAAGCCTATCATCGGCTGTGAGTTCTATGTCGCTCCTGAAAGCCATACCTTGCGCGAAGGCGTGGAAGGAAAGCCGCGTGCCTATCATCTGATTCTCCTTGCCATGAACGAGAAAGGCTATCACAATCTGATGGAACTGAACTCCATCTCCTATGTCGAAGGTTTCTACTACAAGCCGCGTATCGATCATGAGCTGATAGAACAGCACAATGAGGGCGTCCTTTGCCTGTCCGCCTGCCTTGGCGGGGAAATTGCGTCCCTTCTGAAGGACAATAGGTATGAGGACGCCAAGAAAGCCGCCCTGTGGCATGCATCAGTCTTTGACGGGGGACGCTATTACCTGGAAATCCAGGATCATGGCTTGCCCGAACAGAAGACGGTGAACCAGGCTCTTGCCCGTCTTTCCACGGAAACCGGCATTCCCCTTGTAGCGACCAATGATATCCACTACATCAACAAAAGCGATGCCAACGCCCACGACATCCTCCTGTGCATTGGCATGGGCAAGAAGAAGAATGAAGCCGACAGGATGCGTTTCCACTCGGCTGAATACTACATGAAAAGCGCTGAGGAAATGGAAAAACAGTTCCTCTGGTGTCCGCAAGCCGTGGAAAATACAGTGAAGATTGCAGATTTATGCAATCTGGAGATACATTTTCCCGGACCGCGCCTGCCCCGCTTCCGTGTCCCCAAAGGCTTCACGGATGACTCTTACCTCCGGCATCTTTCCCATGAAGGACTTGCCCGCCGGTATGCGGAAGTGACGCCTGACTTGGAGAAAAGACTGGATTACGAGCTTGATGTCATCATCCAGATGGGTTTCCAGGGCTATTTCCTCATTGTCCGGGATTACATCTACTGGGCAAAGCAGCGTGACATCCCGGTAGGGCCTGGCCGTGGTTCCGGCGCAGGCTCGCTGGTGGCATACTGCACGGAAATCACTGATGTCGATCCCATCAAATATAACCTGCTGTTCGAAAGGTTCCTCAATCCTGAAAGAAAGACAATGCCTGACTTCGACATTGACTTCTGCTTTGAACACCGCCAGGAAGTCATAGAATATGTGACGGAGCATTACGGTGAGGATCATGTCGCCCAGATAGCCACCTTCGGAACCCTCAAAGCCAAGGCTGTGGTAAAGGATGTCGCCCGTGTACTGGACATTCCCTTCGAGGAGTCCAACCGCATAGCCAAGATGATTCCCGACGACCCCAAGATGACCTTGAAGAAAGCCCTTGAACAGTCCCCTGAGCTGAAACAGGTTGCTGATGCCGGAGGCATCTACGGAGAATTGTTCGACGCCGCCTTCCGCCTGGAAGGATTGAACCGACACACATCGACCCATGCGGCGGGCGTAGTTATTGGTGAAAAAAAGCTGCTCACCTATGTTCCGCTCTACCGTGATGCCAAGACTGGCGCAATCTCCACCCAGTTCACCATGGATCAGTTGGAGGAAAACGGCCTGGTCAAGATGGACTTGCTCGGACTGAAGACGCTGACCCTCATCAAGCATACTGTTGATTTGGTTCACAAGACAAACCCCGGATTTTCCATTGAGGACATCAACGAAGAAGATGAAAAAACATTTGACATGCTCCGTCGTGGAGACAGCGCCTGCGTCTTCCAGTTTGAATCGACCGGCATGCAGAAGATTCTCCGTGATGCCCTTCCGAACAGCATAGAAGACTTGGTGGCCTTGAACGCCCTGTACAGGCCGGGGCCCATGGACTACATCCCCCAATTCGTTGAAAGCAAGAACGGCAGGATGCCGATTACCTACGCTCATCCGGACTTGGAGGAAACGCTCAAGACGACCTACGGCGTCATCGTCTACCAGGAACAGGTCATGAAAGTCGCCCAAATCATTGGGGGATACACGCTGGGAGCCGCTGATATCCTGCGCCGCATCATGAGCAAGAAGAAAGCGGAGGAGCTGGCTGCCCAAGAAGTGAAGTTCGTTGAGGGAGCCTTGGCGAAAGGCTATCAGGAGAAGCTCGCACGCTACATCTTCAAGATGCTGGAACCTTTTGCCGGTTATGGCTTCAACAAGTCCCACGCGGTGGCTTATTCCGTCATAGCCTATCAGACAGCGTTCCTCAAGGCGAACTATCCCGCTGAATTTATGGCGGCGAACCTGACCAATGAGATTAACAATCCTGACAAGTTCTCGGAATACCTGAGAGAAGCCAAGCATATGGGAATAGAGGTACTTCCTCCTTCCATCAATTACTCGGAAAGGCAATTCAATGCCGTTGAAGGCAAGATTGTCTATGGTCTGGCAGGCATCAAGAATGTCGGGGAAGGCGTGGCCGACCTGATTATCCGGGAACGTAACGAACACGGCCCCTATGAATCTTTCATAGACTTCCTTGTCAGGGTCGATTCGCGCGCAATGAATTCCAAGCTCCTTGAATCCTTGATAAAGGCGGGAACCTTCGACAGCATGGAGGAAAACCGTCCTACGCTGATAGAAAACATGGAAGCGGCGGTCATCTACGCCCAGAAACAGAAGGAAAGCAAGGAAAGCGGGCAGAGCTCCCTGTTCGAAGGCGATGACATTGATTCCTTCACCATGACACGCCATCCTGATTGGGAGATGCGTGAGAAACTTGAGATTGAGAAAGCCCTGCTGGGTTTTTACATATCCGGACATCCCCTGGATCTGTACCGCGATGCCTGGAAACGCAGCGTCCTCGTGGATTTCTCCCGTCCTGAACGTTTTCCCCGCAACCGGCAGATTTCCCTGGTGGCCATGATCACTGACATCAGGACGTTGATGACCAAGAAGCAGACTATGATGGGCTTCCTGGAATTGGTCGATTTCAGCGGTACATTGGAAGCTACCTGTTTCCCCAATGCATGGGCGGCTGTCTCCGGGAAAATCGAAAAGGACGGCATCTATGGTTTCCAGGGAAAGTTCGAGTACAATCCGAAAAGGGAGTCCATTGGATTCATCGTGGATGCTGTCTGCGACCCGTACAGCCTGGATCCGGTCGCCCTGAAAGAAGCTCATATCCAGATTGAGAAGCACATGTGTTCCGATGACATGATCGAGACTCTCAAGGATGTCATTGTGGAAAACCTGGGACGGGGAAGATGCCGTACAATCTTCCACATTGAGGACTCTGCCGCCGCGCTGACCGCAGCGGCTCATAACGCGGAGGAAGCCGGATTCGAGGCCAGCGAAGCTCCGGAGGATTCTGAGGAGACACTCTCCCTCCCGGCTCCGCAGACTGTCATTGCCGCAGGGTATGAGTTTTCCGTAGATTATTCAGAGAAGCTCATTGAAGACTTGAAGAAAATCCCCGGAGTGACCGGTGTCTGGTTTGACTAG
- a CDS encoding YggT family protein — protein MPVYSNHPTFLMNLALTAAGVISIYSLVIWLRIIMTWMRSPSFQAFSASPFFRFIASITDPYLRLFSGVKFLKLRRIDLTPLMALLALNLARSILTLFGNTGILTLGMVLALLIRMLWQSLFNPAFIFFLILLIIRLVFCYRRTPNSSNYVMILDSALGWLFNGIQRRFYKDRIVPDRTLVIASLVALLVTWAVSFLLVILLANLVTRIPF, from the coding sequence ATGCCCGTATATAGCAATCACCCCACTTTCCTGATGAACCTTGCCCTGACAGCGGCAGGGGTTATCTCCATCTATTCCCTTGTTATCTGGCTCCGCATCATCATGACATGGATGCGCTCCCCGTCTTTTCAGGCTTTCAGCGCCAGCCCGTTCTTCCGGTTCATCGCTTCTATCACCGACCCGTATCTACGCCTGTTCTCCGGGGTAAAGTTCCTCAAGCTCCGCCGTATCGACCTGACCCCTCTCATGGCACTGCTGGCGCTGAACCTTGCCAGAAGCATACTCACGCTTTTCGGCAACACCGGCATCCTGACCTTGGGCATGGTGCTTGCCCTGCTGATCCGGATGCTCTGGCAGTCACTGTTCAACCCCGCCTTCATCTTCTTCCTCATCCTCCTTATCATCCGCTTGGTCTTCTGTTACAGGAGAACTCCCAATTCTTCCAACTATGTCATGATTCTCGATTCCGCGCTGGGTTGGTTGTTCAATGGAATCCAACGGCGTTTCTACAAGGATCGGATAGTTCCTGACAGGACTTTGGTCATAGCCTCCCTGGTCGCGCTGCTCGTCACCTGGGCCGTCAGCTTCCTTCTGGTCATCCTGCTCGCCAATCTGGTGACGCGCATACCTTTCTGA